A single Panthera uncia isolate 11264 chromosome E2 unlocalized genomic scaffold, Puncia_PCG_1.0 HiC_scaffold_19, whole genome shotgun sequence DNA region contains:
- the CPT1C gene encoding carnitine O-palmitoyltransferase 1, brain isoform translates to MAEAHQAVGFRPSLTSDGAEVELSAPVLQEIYLSGLRSWKRHLARFWNDFLTGVFPASPLSWLFLFSAIQLAWFLQLDPSLGLMEKIEELLPDWGGQHHRLRGVLAAALFASCLWGALIFTLHVALRLLLSYHGWLLEPHGAMSSPTKTWLALVRIFSGRNPMLFSYQRSLPRQPVPSVQDTVRKYLESVRPILSDEDFDLTSVLAQEFLRLQASLLQWYLRLKSWWASNYVSDWWEEFVYLRSRHSLMVNSNYYMMDFLYVTPTPVQAARAGNAVHALLLYRHRLNRQEILPTLLMGMRPLCSAQYEKIFNTTRIPGIQKDHIRHLRDSRHVAVFHRGRFYRVGTHSQSGLLSPRALEQQFQRILDDPSPACPQEEHLAALTAAPRDVWAQVRSSLKTQAEDTLEAVEGAAFFVSLDSEPAGLTREDPAATLDAYAHALLAGRGHDRWFDKSFTLIVFSNGKLGLSVEHSWADCPISGHMWEFTLATECFQLGYSADGHCKGHPDPSLPQPQRLHWDLPEKIHLSISLALRGAKTLSGNVDCHVFPFSHFGKSFIKRCHLSSDSFIQMALQLAHFRDRGQFCLTYESTMTRLFLEGRTETVRSCTREACNFVRAMEDKEKTEPQRRAMFRLAVEKHQALLKAAMSGQGVDRHLFALYIVSQFLHLQSPFLDQVHSEQWQLATSQIPVQQTHLFDVHNYPDYVSSGGGFGPADDHGYGVSYIFMGDDTITFHISSKKSSTKTDSHRLGQHIEDALLDVASLFQEGPRPKLRCRGLQEEDSGHRHGSLPCHTGGSRAPTKSTNL, encoded by the exons ATGGCTGAAGCGCACCAGGCCGTGGGCTTCCGACCCTCGCTGACCTCGGACGGGGCCGAAGTGGAGCTCAGTGCCCCCGTGTTGCAGGAGATCTACCTCTCCGGACTGCGCTCTTGGAAAAGGCACCTCGCCCGTTTCTGG AATGACTTTCTTACTGGTGTGTTCCCTGCCAGCCCCCTCAGCTGGCTCTTCCTCTTCAGTGCCATTCAGCTCGCCTGGTTCCTCCAGCTGGATCCTTCCCTAGGACTGATGGAGAAGATCGAAGAGTTGCTGCCAGACTG GGGTGGACAGCACCACAGGCTTCGGGGAGTCCTGGCAGCCGCGCTGTTTGCTTCGTGCCTGTGGGGAGCCCTGATTTTCACGCTTCACGTGGCCCTGAGGCTGCTTCTGTCCTACCATGGCTGGCTCCTTGAACCCCACGGAGCCATGTCCTCGCCCACCAAGACCTGGCTG GCCCTGGTCCGCATCTTCTCCGGTCGCAACCCAATGCTGTTCAGTTACCAGCGCTCCCTGCCACGCCAGCCCGTGCCCTCCGTGCAGGACACCGTGCGCAAG TACCTGGAATCTGTCCGCCCCATCCTCTCCGACGAGGACTTCGACTTGACGTCTGTCCTAGCGCAGGAATTCTTGAGGCTGCAGGCGTCGCTGCTGCAGTGGTACCTGCGGCTCAAGTCCTGGTGGGCGTCCAATTAC GTCAGTGACTGGTGGGAAGAATTTGTGTATCTGCGCTCCCGGCACTCGCTGATGGTGAACAGCAACTATTACATGATG GACTTCCTGTACGTCACTCCCACGCCGGTGCAGGCCGCTCGCGCTGGGAACGCGGTCCACGCCCTCCTCCTCTACCGCCACCGCCTGAACCGCCAGGAGATCCTGCCT ACTTTGCTGATGGGAATGCGGCCCTTATGCTCTGCCCAGTATGAGAAGATCTTCAACACCACGCGCATTCCCGGCATCCAGAAAG ACCACATCCGCCACCTCCGCGACAGCCGACACGTGGCCGTCTTCCACCGTGGCCGATTCTACCGCGTGGGGACCCACTCCCAGAGCGGCCTGCTGTCCCCGCGGGCCCTGGAGCAGCAGTTCCAGCGAATCCTGGACgacccctcccccgcctgcccccAGGAGGAGCATCTGGCGGCCCTGACCGCTGCTCCCAG gGACGTGTGGGCCCAGGTACGGAGTTCCCTGAAGACCCAGGCTGAGGATACCCTGGAGGCCGTGGAAGGAGCTGCTTTCTTCGTATCCCTGGACTCGGAACCTGCAGGGCTCACCAGGGAGGACCCCGCAGCTACACTGGATGCCTATGCCCATGCCCTACTGGCTGGCAGGGGCCATGACCG CTGGTTTGACAAATCCTTCACTTTAATCGTCTTCTCCAATGGGAAGCTGGGTCTCAGCGTGGAGCACTCGTGGGCCGACTGCCCCATCTCAGGACACATGTGGGAG TTCACTCTGGCCACAGAATGTTTTCAGCTGGGCTACTCAGCCGACGGCCACTGCAAAGGGCATCCTGATCCCTcactgccccagccccagcgGCTGCACTGGGACCTTCCAGAAAAG atccatctgtccatctctctAGCCCTGAGGGGAGCCAAGACCTTGTCTGGAAATGTTGACTGCCACGtcttccccttctcccacttCGGCAAGAGTTTCATCAAACGCTGCCACCTCTCTTCAGACAGCTTCATCCAGATGGCCTTGCAGCTGGCCCACTTCCGG gacaggGGTCAATTCTGCCTGACTTATGAGTCAACCATGACTCGCTTGTTCCTGGAAGGCCGGACGGAGACGGTGCGATCTTGCACCAGAGAGGCCTGCAACTTTGTGAGAGCCATGGAGGACAAAGAGAAGACA GAACCACAGCGCCGTGCCATGTTCCGCCTGGCCGTGGAAAAGCACCAGGCTCTGCTGAAGGCCGCGATGAGCGGACAGGGGGTCGACCGCCACCTCTTCGCTCTCTACATCGTGTCCCAGTTCCTGCACCTGCAGTCGCCTTTTCTGGACCAG GTTCACTCTGAGCAGTGGCAGCTGGCCACCAGCCAGATCCCCGTTCAGCAAACCCACCTGTTCGACGTCCACAATTACCCCGACTATGTTTCCTCTGGTGGGGGATTCGGGCCT gcGGATGACCACGGTTATGGGGTTTCGTACATCTTCATGGGGGATGACACCATCACCTTCCACATCTCCAGCAAAAAATCTAGCACAAAAACG GACTCCCACCGGCTGGGGCAGCACATCGAGGATGCATTGTTGGATGTGGCCTCCCTGTTCCAGGAGGGGCCGCGCCCTAAGCTCAGGTGcagagggttacaggaggagGACTCGGGGCACAGGCATGGCTCTCTCCCCTGCCACACTGGGGGCTCCAGGGCCCCCACGAAATCCACCAACCTTTGA